A stretch of the Thiomicrorhabdus indica genome encodes the following:
- the fmt gene encoding methionyl-tRNA formyltransferase, which produces MNKTQSLKIIFAGTPDFSVAPLQALLDSDHEVVAVYTQPDRPAGRGRKLTASPVKNIALEHDIPVLQPESLRNEEAQKELAELQADIMIVVAYGLILPKVVLDTPKLGCLNIHASLLPRWRGAAPIQRAIESGDAESGVTIMQMDVGLDTGDMLYKVTTPISKNDSAQSLHDRLSILGSDALMATLSDLQNLQAKAEKQDESLVTYAEKLSKAEAQIDWTLPAGEIVRKIQAFNPWPVAFCKFQDKPLRIWQASVAKDIPNTGIPGEVIQLEKSGLYVSTGDDVLCLTQVQPAGKKAMSAYNFAQARQLIGTQLN; this is translated from the coding sequence ATGAACAAAACACAATCATTAAAAATCATCTTCGCAGGGACTCCTGATTTTTCAGTCGCACCATTGCAAGCCTTGCTTGATTCGGACCATGAGGTGGTTGCAGTGTACACTCAGCCAGACCGCCCTGCTGGTCGAGGTCGCAAACTCACCGCGAGTCCTGTCAAAAATATCGCCCTTGAACACGATATTCCAGTACTTCAGCCCGAGTCTCTGCGAAATGAAGAAGCGCAAAAAGAGCTGGCTGAGCTTCAAGCTGATATTATGATTGTGGTCGCTTATGGGCTGATTTTGCCCAAAGTCGTTTTAGACACGCCAAAACTCGGTTGCTTAAACATTCATGCCTCACTATTGCCGCGCTGGCGTGGTGCTGCACCGATTCAACGGGCCATCGAATCAGGAGATGCCGAATCCGGAGTGACCATTATGCAAATGGATGTAGGCCTAGACACCGGTGACATGCTTTACAAAGTGACCACGCCTATTTCCAAAAATGATTCCGCACAAAGCTTGCATGATCGTTTGAGCATACTTGGCTCTGACGCTCTCATGGCAACACTTTCAGATTTACAAAACTTGCAAGCCAAGGCAGAAAAACAAGATGAGTCCTTAGTGACTTATGCCGAAAAGCTTTCTAAAGCCGAAGCGCAAATTGACTGGACTTTACCGGCCGGTGAAATTGTTCGCAAGATACAAGCTTTTAACCCTTGGCCTGTAGCTTTTTGCAAATTCCAAGACAAGCCTTTGCGTATTTGGCAAGCGAGTGTTGCTAAAGACATACCAAACACAGGTATTCCAGGTGAAGTCATTCAACTGGAAAAATCCGGTCTTTATGTCTCGACGGGGGATGATGTACTGTGTTTGACGCAGGTGCAACCGGCCGGTAAAAAAGCCATGTCCGCCTATAACTTTGCGCAAGCAAGGCAACTGATAGGCACTCAACTAAATTAA
- the def gene encoding peptide deformylase yields MEKLDIVLYPDEGLREICAPVEQMNDRISNLIDEMFLTMYDAPGIGLAAPQVAVQERLLVVDVSETNDEPIALINPEIIQAKGEIVWEEGCLSLPGIYAKVKRPSDILVRGLDRDGKPIELEASDLLAVCIQHEIDHLDGKLFIDHLSGLKRNRALQKYRKLAQQPE; encoded by the coding sequence ATGGAAAAACTCGATATTGTTCTCTACCCTGATGAAGGGTTGCGAGAAATTTGCGCGCCCGTTGAACAGATGAATGACCGTATTAGCAATCTCATTGACGAAATGTTTCTAACCATGTACGACGCGCCCGGAATTGGACTTGCAGCGCCTCAAGTTGCTGTTCAAGAACGCTTATTGGTCGTAGATGTCTCTGAAACCAATGATGAACCGATTGCTTTGATCAACCCTGAGATTATTCAAGCGAAGGGCGAAATTGTTTGGGAAGAAGGTTGTTTATCCCTACCCGGTATCTACGCGAAAGTAAAACGTCCAAGTGACATTTTGGTTCGAGGACTTGACCGAGATGGCAAGCCAATTGAGTTGGAAGCTTCGGATTTACTCGCGGTTTGTATTCAACATGAAATCGACCACTTAGATGGAAAACTCTTTATTGATCATTTATCCGGGTTAAAACGCAATCGAGCTTTGCAAAAATACCGTAAGCTCGCGCAACAACCGGAATAG
- a CDS encoding DUF4390 domain-containing protein, with protein sequence MHSTEIPEHASGNRQAKTWKRLAALGIILGLIAVFGYETTVEETSANDDAQYLSSTDEDPLEFELKIDQNFPMENLISPPFTYEPEQVLDKEPLLGIKHLIDSPLTPITQKINLPTNGLTANPEEQNLFNLTLESMEQTSRQKVRPTQNKIVILKVVDYRDKQFLKIDSNSRIQLNDKIFDAINHEINLNFKIQMQLTEANRLLGIPYQRTRKSIDYHVKLLSEGLDQTFHLYNSRNGHTQSFRDIDDALETLSTIKAFEIAELSELHPRQIYTLRIRISLDIWKLPTPLLLEALFTDNWQLNSGWFETTLKAPQSWQ encoded by the coding sequence ATGCACTCGACTGAAATTCCAGAACACGCTTCCGGCAATCGCCAAGCAAAAACTTGGAAACGCCTCGCAGCCTTGGGCATAATTCTTGGTCTTATCGCTGTATTTGGCTATGAAACAACTGTTGAAGAAACTTCAGCCAATGACGACGCACAATATTTGAGCAGTACCGATGAAGACCCCCTTGAATTTGAACTCAAAATTGATCAAAACTTTCCAATGGAGAACCTCATCTCTCCACCTTTCACCTACGAACCTGAACAAGTTCTAGACAAGGAACCTCTTCTGGGGATTAAGCACTTGATTGACTCCCCTTTAACCCCTATAACTCAAAAAATCAACCTGCCAACTAACGGATTGACTGCAAACCCCGAAGAACAAAACTTGTTTAACTTAACACTGGAGTCAATGGAACAAACCTCTAGACAAAAAGTTAGACCGACTCAAAATAAAATAGTGATTCTTAAGGTCGTTGACTATCGAGACAAACAATTTTTAAAAATTGATTCCAATAGCCGAATACAGCTCAACGATAAAATTTTTGACGCAATCAATCATGAAATCAATCTAAACTTCAAAATACAGATGCAGCTCACAGAAGCCAACCGATTACTGGGTATTCCTTATCAACGTACAAGAAAATCTATTGATTATCACGTTAAATTACTTTCTGAAGGCCTTGATCAAACTTTCCATCTATATAATTCCAGAAATGGACATACGCAAAGCTTTCGAGACATTGATGACGCATTAGAAACCCTATCCACAATTAAAGCTTTTGAAATTGCAGAACTAAGCGAGCTTCATCCGCGACAAATTTATACCTTGCGCATCCGAATCTCTCTGGATATATGGAAATTACCCACGCCATTATTATTGGAAGCTCTGTTTACCGACAATTGGCAACTCAACAGTGGCTGGTTTGAAACAACACTCAAAGCTCCACAAAGTTGGCAATAA
- the rsmB gene encoding 16S rRNA (cytosine(967)-C(5))-methyltransferase RsmB produces MSSENTPSHSRFVALKICLNVIEDGRSLSQVLTEGLAQFSDRRERSFTQNLVLGTLRWQLRLEAIRSQLLKKKLKAKDEDINQLILIGLYQILYMETPEHAAVGATVEVVSRLKKPWAKGLVNGVLRNFLREKATICEEVDVKPSQKFSHPQWFFKAMRKAYPENWEAILGANNQIAPLTLRNNAIYQAPETLLEAIQSSGIEAQRHPDCQQGISLLQSTDITQLPSFEEGGFSVQDAAAQQAAQILQPQAGERILDACAAPGGKTTHLIEFSKAQANIFALEKDPERIERLAENLYRLELECDYQVGDAAKPQEWWDGNRFDKILLDAPCSATGIIRRHPDIKWHRTEEDIIELVQIQKQILHALWATLKPGGQLLYATCSVLPQENGLQIAEFLESRPDATQIDFPANWATFSNLPGRQILPGTHGMDGFYYCLLEKASTS; encoded by the coding sequence ATGAGCTCAGAAAACACACCGAGTCACAGCCGTTTTGTGGCCTTAAAAATTTGCTTGAATGTGATTGAAGATGGCCGCTCTCTCAGCCAAGTACTGACGGAAGGGCTTGCGCAATTTTCCGACCGTCGCGAACGCAGCTTCACTCAAAATTTAGTGCTAGGCACCCTTCGCTGGCAGCTGCGCTTAGAAGCCATTCGTAGCCAATTACTCAAAAAGAAATTGAAAGCTAAGGATGAAGACATCAATCAACTCATTCTGATAGGCCTCTATCAAATTCTTTATATGGAAACCCCTGAACACGCAGCAGTTGGGGCAACAGTCGAAGTGGTTTCGCGTTTAAAGAAACCTTGGGCAAAAGGACTCGTAAATGGCGTTTTACGCAACTTTTTACGCGAAAAAGCGACAATCTGTGAAGAAGTAGATGTAAAACCTTCACAAAAATTTTCTCACCCACAATGGTTTTTTAAAGCGATGCGCAAAGCCTATCCCGAAAACTGGGAAGCGATTTTAGGCGCCAACAACCAAATTGCGCCACTGACTTTGCGCAACAATGCCATTTACCAAGCACCTGAAACGCTTTTGGAAGCGATTCAGTCTTCCGGTATCGAAGCTCAACGACATCCTGACTGTCAGCAAGGCATCTCACTGCTGCAAAGTACCGACATTACGCAATTGCCGAGTTTTGAAGAAGGCGGTTTTAGCGTGCAAGATGCAGCTGCTCAACAAGCCGCACAAATTCTGCAACCTCAAGCCGGAGAACGTATTCTCGATGCCTGCGCGGCTCCAGGTGGAAAAACGACACATTTAATTGAGTTCTCCAAAGCACAAGCGAATATTTTCGCATTGGAAAAGGATCCTGAACGAATTGAGCGTCTGGCAGAAAATCTTTATCGTTTAGAGCTTGAATGCGATTATCAAGTGGGCGATGCCGCCAAACCCCAAGAATGGTGGGATGGCAATCGCTTTGATAAAATCTTGCTCGATGCACCTTGCTCTGCAACCGGCATCATTCGTCGGCATCCAGACATCAAATGGCACAGAACGGAAGAAGATATTATCGAGTTAGTGCAGATTCAAAAACAGATTTTGCATGCACTTTGGGCAACGCTTAAGCCCGGAGGGCAGCTGCTGTATGCGACTTGCTCAGTACTTCCGCAAGAAAATGGATTACAAATTGCAGAGTTTCTGGAGAGCAGACCAGATGCCACACAAATTGATTTCCCCGCCAACTGGGCAACCTTTTCAAATTTACCCGGCCGGCAGATACTGCCCGGCACTCATGGCATGGATGGTTTTTATTATTGCTTGCTTGAAAAAGCCTCAACGTCGTAA
- the argS gene encoding arginine--tRNA ligase: protein MKQQIAQILTQAVQTLKEQGVIPEDAQPRIHVENTKDKSHGDFATNLAMMLTKVAGMPPRAVAEKIIPLVESDPLVTKVEIAGPGFINFFVNESAKFDVVKTILDEKDAYGRVNVGQGKSVLVEFVSANPTGPLHVGHGRGAAYGASVSNLLDAAGFQVSREYYVNDAGRQMDILATSVWLRYLQACGEELTFPSNGYKGDYILDIAGQIKVQFSETLKKPVFEVFAGVHPDEGQPEGDKELHIDDLIVKAKNLLDSHYADVFKIAVDSILADIKEDLEGFNVRFDNWFSEKSLMDSGVIDAALEKLQAAGKIYEKGGALWFKSTDYGDEKDRVVVRDNGLKTYFASDIAYHFNKLERGFDLLIDIWGSDHHGYIPRVRAAMEAMETDPTQLEVLLVQFAILYRGGEKLAMSTRSGEFVTLRELREEVGVDAARFFYVQRKSEQHMDFDLDLAKSQSNENPVYYIQYAHARICRVLSQSVDKGYQLDLNAGLASLDKLTLEHEADLATELAKFPEIIARAAVVYEPHQIAYYLKDVANAFHSYYNAGQFIVEDDAIRQARLTLISATKQVLQNGLTLLDVSAPESM from the coding sequence ATGAAGCAGCAAATTGCCCAAATTTTGACTCAAGCCGTTCAAACACTGAAAGAGCAGGGAGTGATTCCTGAAGATGCTCAGCCTCGCATTCATGTTGAAAATACGAAAGATAAATCGCACGGTGATTTTGCAACGAATTTGGCGATGATGTTGACCAAAGTTGCAGGAATGCCCCCGCGTGCTGTGGCAGAGAAAATCATTCCTTTGGTGGAAAGCGATCCTTTGGTGACGAAAGTAGAAATTGCTGGCCCGGGATTCATCAACTTTTTTGTGAATGAATCGGCAAAGTTTGATGTTGTTAAAACGATTTTGGATGAAAAAGATGCCTATGGCCGTGTCAATGTTGGCCAAGGAAAATCGGTGCTGGTGGAGTTTGTGTCGGCAAATCCAACGGGGCCATTGCATGTAGGTCACGGTCGTGGTGCAGCTTATGGTGCAAGCGTCTCGAATCTATTGGATGCCGCCGGTTTTCAAGTTTCGCGTGAATATTATGTGAATGATGCTGGCCGTCAAATGGATATTCTGGCGACATCGGTTTGGCTGCGTTATTTGCAAGCTTGTGGTGAAGAGCTCACGTTTCCAAGTAATGGCTATAAAGGCGATTACATTTTGGATATTGCCGGTCAAATTAAAGTGCAGTTTTCTGAGACGTTGAAAAAACCAGTATTTGAGGTGTTTGCTGGTGTGCATCCCGATGAAGGGCAGCCTGAGGGGGATAAAGAGCTACACATTGACGATTTGATTGTTAAAGCCAAAAACCTGTTAGATTCGCACTACGCAGACGTTTTTAAGATTGCAGTGGATTCAATTCTAGCGGACATTAAAGAAGATCTTGAAGGCTTTAATGTGCGTTTTGATAACTGGTTCTCTGAAAAATCTTTAATGGATTCCGGAGTGATCGATGCGGCGTTAGAGAAGTTGCAAGCGGCCGGAAAAATCTATGAAAAAGGTGGCGCTCTTTGGTTTAAGTCAACCGATTACGGGGATGAAAAAGACCGTGTTGTGGTGCGTGACAATGGATTGAAAACCTATTTTGCCTCGGATATTGCTTATCACTTCAATAAATTAGAACGTGGCTTTGATTTATTGATTGATATTTGGGGGTCAGATCACCACGGTTATATTCCTCGGGTTCGCGCAGCAATGGAGGCGATGGAAACTGATCCAACTCAGCTTGAAGTCCTGTTGGTGCAATTTGCGATACTATATCGTGGTGGGGAAAAGCTTGCCATGTCCACTCGCTCGGGAGAGTTTGTCACGCTTAGAGAGTTGCGTGAAGAAGTCGGTGTTGATGCGGCACGTTTTTTCTATGTGCAACGGAAATCAGAGCAGCATATGGATTTTGATTTGGATTTGGCTAAATCGCAATCAAATGAAAATCCTGTTTACTATATTCAATACGCCCACGCGCGAATTTGCCGTGTTTTGTCGCAATCTGTCGACAAAGGTTACCAACTTGACCTAAATGCAGGCTTGGCGAGTTTAGATAAGTTGACCTTAGAGCATGAAGCAGATTTGGCGACGGAATTAGCGAAGTTCCCTGAGATTATTGCTCGAGCGGCAGTGGTGTATGAACCTCATCAGATTGCTTATTATTTAAAAGATGTTGCGAATGCGTTCCACAGTTACTACAACGCAGGCCAGTTTATCGTCGAAGATGATGCTATACGCCAAGCGCGTCTCACTTTGATTTCGGCCACTAAGCAAGTGTTACAGAATGGTTTGACGTTGTTGGATGTTTCAGCGCCAGAGTCAATGTAG
- the dprA gene encoding DNA-processing protein DprA, producing the protein MPSAFDLASLLTLHQIHIDFEQLDKVTTYFGSFQNAVQASDADWQASQILRPSQQKAFLGEQRDFCLQRADEALIWCEQDAQTWLTIYDEAFPENLKNIDKPPPILGVRGDVEWLKQPQIAVVGSRHASQSGLEIAQDFAKYLSTQGLTITSGLALGIDAMAHQGGLLGAGKTIAVVATGLDRIYPAANQHLGRQIASEGAMVSEFPLGVQPKAFHFPQRNRIISGLSVGTLVVEAALKSGSLITARTAMEQGREVFAVPGSIHNPQAKGCHQLIKQGAKLVESGQDIFEEIVDVLPFELSPAGEKNVLSSPKSSQEKMNASLKTSSQKLLEWVEFEPISLDELAVLSKMPVSQIQADLMMLELSGHIEKLSAGRWRRIK; encoded by the coding sequence ATGCCTTCTGCCTTTGATTTAGCTTCACTATTGACCTTGCATCAAATCCATATCGACTTCGAACAGCTCGATAAGGTGACCACTTATTTTGGTTCTTTTCAGAACGCGGTTCAGGCGTCTGATGCCGATTGGCAGGCGAGTCAAATTCTGCGTCCGTCCCAGCAAAAAGCGTTTTTGGGTGAACAGCGTGATTTCTGTCTGCAACGAGCGGATGAAGCCCTGATTTGGTGTGAACAGGACGCCCAAACTTGGCTGACCATTTACGATGAAGCATTTCCTGAAAATCTAAAAAATATTGATAAGCCGCCACCAATCTTGGGTGTGCGAGGCGATGTGGAATGGCTCAAGCAACCGCAGATTGCGGTGGTTGGCAGTCGCCATGCCTCTCAGTCGGGGTTGGAGATTGCACAGGATTTTGCAAAATATTTATCGACTCAAGGTTTAACCATTACCAGTGGCTTGGCACTTGGCATTGATGCTATGGCGCATCAGGGTGGGCTTTTGGGGGCTGGCAAAACCATTGCTGTGGTTGCAACGGGATTAGATCGAATTTATCCTGCAGCCAATCAGCACTTGGGGCGTCAAATTGCTTCAGAAGGCGCCATGGTTTCCGAATTTCCACTGGGAGTGCAACCCAAAGCTTTTCATTTTCCGCAGCGAAATCGAATTATTAGTGGTCTGAGTGTCGGAACTTTGGTGGTTGAAGCGGCGTTGAAAAGTGGTTCTTTGATTACTGCTCGAACCGCAATGGAGCAAGGTCGAGAGGTATTTGCCGTCCCAGGCTCCATTCATAATCCTCAAGCAAAAGGTTGCCACCAGTTAATCAAACAGGGCGCGAAATTGGTGGAGTCTGGGCAAGATATTTTTGAGGAGATTGTTGATGTTTTGCCATTTGAATTATCACCGGCCGGTGAAAAAAATGTTTTGAGTTCGCCGAAATCCAGTCAAGAAAAAATGAATGCTTCGTTGAAAACATCGAGTCAAAAATTGTTGGAGTGGGTTGAGTTTGAACCAATTAGTTTGGATGAATTAGCGGTCTTGAGCAAGATGCCCGTTTCTCAAATACAGGCCGATTTAATGATGTTAGAGCTCAGTGGGCATATTGAAAAGCTCTCTGCCGGAAGATGGCGAAGAATTAAGTAG
- a CDS encoding ATP-binding protein, whose protein sequence is MSVPLVPQNSEFFDIQDPKRILMIGISPGQQYFLSQALDYPGLLIDFARNSHHAQMFMEELGDTYDILWFDEDNMHNGDWEFLKKLAQMYPNDYQPIILQTRPDSSVFKQALSHGVYYFITKPYSEERLLDILSSSFRGLTNFNEINRFVIDYKHSITLFRHAIFHVRTPEDIHSLSATLSYLTQTPEKTSFGLLELMNNALEHGNLGFDFESKAKLVNDGQFESALKKRLYSPEYEHQFVEISVTFSEGFIDFSIRDFGDGFDYESYLTPEDYHQTGPNGRGILIAKNFSFDELRYEEEGRVAVARTKI, encoded by the coding sequence ATGAGCGTACCACTCGTTCCCCAGAATTCAGAATTTTTCGACATTCAAGATCCAAAACGAATTTTGATGATTGGAATTTCACCTGGCCAGCAATATTTTTTATCTCAAGCATTAGATTACCCAGGATTATTAATCGATTTTGCTCGGAACTCGCATCATGCTCAGATGTTTATGGAAGAGCTGGGGGATACCTATGATATTTTATGGTTTGATGAAGACAACATGCACAATGGAGACTGGGAGTTCTTAAAAAAGCTCGCTCAAATGTACCCAAATGATTATCAACCCATCATTCTGCAAACCCGTCCAGATTCTTCCGTTTTCAAACAGGCGCTGTCTCATGGGGTTTACTATTTCATTACCAAACCTTATTCCGAAGAACGCTTATTGGACATCCTATCTTCATCATTTCGAGGCCTGACCAATTTCAATGAAATCAACCGTTTTGTCATTGACTACAAGCACTCCATCACCCTGTTTCGCCATGCAATTTTTCATGTTCGAACCCCGGAAGACATTCATAGCTTATCTGCGACTTTATCCTATTTAACCCAAACACCGGAAAAAACCAGTTTCGGGTTATTGGAGTTAATGAATAATGCCTTGGAGCATGGCAATTTAGGGTTTGATTTTGAAAGTAAGGCAAAACTGGTAAATGATGGTCAATTCGAAAGCGCCTTAAAAAAACGGCTGTACAGCCCTGAATATGAACATCAGTTTGTTGAAATCAGCGTTACCTTCTCAGAAGGGTTCATTGATTTCAGCATCCGTGATTTTGGCGATGGCTTTGATTATGAAAGCTATCTTACTCCTGAAGACTATCATCAAACTGGTCCCAATGGTCGTGGCATTCTGATTGCAAAAAATTTCAGTTTTGATGAATTACGCTATGAAGAAGAAGGACGGGTTGCCGTTGCTCGCACTAAAATTTAA
- the topA gene encoding type I DNA topoisomerase, translated as MTNLVIVESPAKAKTIEKYLGKDFVVRSSYGHIRDIQKKGMGIDLQNGFEPSYEISSDKKKNVTELRKLAKGSEQVWLATDEDREGEAIAWHLAEALNLDVKTTKRIVFHEITKPAITHAVDHPRTIDMDLVDAQQARRILDRIVGFELSPILWKKIRTGLSAGRVQSVAVRLIVEREKEIEAFEASSVFRVQGVLDLLSPAGEKVGELDVKRTATFENEADATAFLQSVSSANLQVLSLEEKPAKRAPKAPFTTSTLQQEASSKLGFSVKQTMMIAQRLYESGKITYMRTDSVNLSEVAIAQAETQIKSAYGAEYSKPRRYKTKNADAQEAHEAIRPTDFSTENVPGERNEQRLYQLIWRRAIASQMAEAQLKRTTVEIGIDNLPTDKLTAKGEVVTFDGFLKVYDFGGKDDDKLLPPMTIGQALRLGALSARESFARPPARYNEASLVRTLEEMGIGRPSTYAPTIDTVQQRGYVVKEDREGKEREYREVFLNAEGLEAKTLTEMAGSEKNKLFPTDIAGIVTNFLTKHFGEVLDYHFTANVEEKFDTIAKGKIQWQQMLEEFYTQFHPKVEAAEDVSREEAGQARPLGNHPETGEPMFVKIGRYGPYVQIGDGENDEKPRFASLMPGQKMDVINLEQALELFKLPRHVGDMPESYSATAVDGSKFGVDKGQALIAKQGPFGPYLEYGTKKYAPIKGFDPLSITLEESVAIVEAKIQAEAEKIVKTFPENPDVKILKGRWGPYITDLTTKKNAKIAKDEDALELSLEECVKRLDEAPEPKKRGRAAAKKAPAKKTAAKKTAAKKSTAKKTTAKKAPAKKTTAKKTTTRKTSE; from the coding sequence ATGACAAATTTGGTGATTGTGGAGTCGCCCGCAAAAGCGAAAACCATTGAAAAATATTTGGGCAAAGATTTCGTGGTGCGCTCCAGTTATGGGCATATTCGAGATATCCAGAAAAAAGGGATGGGGATTGATCTGCAAAATGGGTTTGAACCCAGCTATGAAATTTCGTCTGATAAGAAAAAGAATGTGACGGAATTAAGAAAACTCGCAAAAGGCTCTGAGCAGGTTTGGTTGGCAACGGATGAGGACCGCGAGGGGGAAGCGATTGCTTGGCACCTTGCGGAAGCTTTAAATTTAGATGTTAAAACGACCAAGCGTATTGTCTTTCACGAAATCACCAAGCCGGCAATTACCCATGCTGTTGATCATCCGCGCACGATTGATATGGATTTGGTGGATGCGCAGCAGGCGCGCCGAATCTTAGATCGTATCGTGGGCTTTGAATTATCGCCAATTTTGTGGAAAAAAATTCGAACAGGTTTGTCGGCCGGTCGCGTGCAATCAGTTGCCGTGCGATTGATTGTGGAGCGTGAAAAAGAGATTGAAGCTTTTGAAGCCAGCTCGGTTTTCCGTGTTCAAGGGGTATTGGATTTATTGTCACCGGCCGGTGAAAAAGTCGGTGAGCTTGATGTGAAGCGCACGGCAACCTTTGAGAATGAAGCCGATGCGACTGCGTTCCTGCAATCGGTATCAAGCGCGAATTTGCAAGTGTTATCGCTAGAGGAAAAGCCAGCGAAACGTGCACCAAAGGCCCCCTTTACTACTTCGACGTTGCAGCAAGAAGCCTCTTCCAAACTAGGGTTTTCGGTCAAGCAGACTATGATGATCGCCCAGCGATTGTATGAATCTGGGAAAATTACTTATATGCGTACCGATTCTGTGAATCTGTCCGAAGTTGCCATTGCTCAAGCCGAAACACAGATTAAATCTGCCTACGGTGCTGAATATTCCAAACCACGTCGATACAAGACTAAAAACGCTGATGCGCAAGAGGCGCATGAGGCGATTCGACCAACGGATTTCTCAACGGAAAATGTTCCGGGTGAACGTAATGAGCAACGTTTGTATCAGTTAATTTGGCGTCGTGCTATTGCTTCGCAAATGGCTGAAGCACAACTCAAACGCACCACGGTGGAAATCGGAATTGATAATTTACCAACCGATAAGTTGACCGCAAAAGGTGAAGTCGTTACTTTTGATGGTTTCTTGAAAGTCTATGACTTTGGTGGCAAGGATGACGATAAGTTGCTGCCACCAATGACGATTGGTCAAGCGTTGCGTTTAGGCGCTTTAAGTGCTCGTGAAAGTTTTGCACGTCCACCGGCTCGATATAACGAAGCCAGTTTGGTTCGAACACTGGAAGAAATGGGGATTGGTCGTCCGTCAACCTATGCACCAACCATTGATACGGTCCAGCAGCGTGGTTATGTGGTTAAAGAAGATCGTGAAGGCAAAGAGCGCGAGTACCGTGAAGTGTTTCTAAATGCGGAAGGGCTTGAAGCCAAAACGTTGACTGAAATGGCTGGTAGTGAAAAAAATAAGCTGTTCCCGACCGATATTGCTGGGATTGTGACGAACTTTCTGACTAAGCATTTTGGTGAGGTGCTGGATTATCACTTTACGGCAAATGTCGAGGAGAAATTCGATACTATCGCGAAAGGTAAAATCCAGTGGCAGCAAATGCTGGAAGAGTTTTACACACAATTCCATCCTAAAGTCGAAGCGGCTGAAGATGTTTCGCGTGAAGAAGCCGGTCAGGCGCGTCCGCTTGGCAATCACCCAGAAACGGGTGAGCCGATGTTTGTCAAAATTGGCCGTTATGGCCCTTATGTGCAGATTGGTGACGGTGAAAACGATGAAAAGCCTCGTTTTGCCAGCTTAATGCCAGGGCAAAAGATGGATGTGATTAACCTTGAACAAGCGCTGGAGCTTTTCAAGTTGCCGCGACATGTTGGTGATATGCCTGAATCTTATTCTGCGACTGCGGTAGATGGCTCAAAGTTTGGTGTAGACAAAGGTCAAGCGCTGATTGCAAAGCAAGGGCCATTTGGACCTTATTTGGAATATGGCACCAAAAAATACGCACCGATCAAAGGATTTGATCCTCTGAGTATTACACTTGAAGAGTCGGTGGCGATTGTTGAGGCGAAAATTCAAGCCGAAGCAGAAAAGATCGTTAAGACGTTCCCTGAAAACCCAGATGTGAAGATTTTGAAAGGTCGTTGGGGGCCTTATATCACTGACTTGACCACCAAGAAAAACGCCAAAATTGCTAAAGATGAGGATGCTTTGGAGCTGAGTTTAGAAGAGTGTGTCAAACGCTTGGACGAAGCACCTGAGCCAAAAAAACGTGGTCGCGCTGCTGCGAAAAAAGCACCGGCCAAGAAGACGGCAGCGAAAAAAACTGCCGCAAAGAAAAGCACGGCAAAAAAGACAACAGCGAAAAAGGCGCCAGCTAAAAAAACAACCGCTAAGAAAACGACCACTCGAAAAACCTCAGAGTAG